A single Anopheles maculipalpis chromosome 3RL, idAnoMacuDA_375_x, whole genome shotgun sequence DNA region contains:
- the LOC126564041 gene encoding leucine-rich repeat and fibronectin type-III domain-containing protein 3 isoform X4, with product MSVTLLTVLTARTTVVAQCPWQREVPDLQNSCLCAYNLGQELSVQCDQVDFPVLVEALDKYARATPLDLLYVNNSTIEQLEGGLFVNLKLHNVQLSSCKMRRIDEKAFQGQEAVLKNLNLQDNLLEEVPIRALKPLTILNLLDLSKNRLHSVPNDAFAGLRKLSTLKLSDNNVTLAPFAFRGLEASLKNLNLKGTKQKRVPEAVRGLRTLAFLDLSQNGIRELPGGAGVKSFDGLDALTALNLERNLIQSLGETAFSGVRKTLSSLSLLNNLLAEFPVGAIHSLRELRVLDIGFNLLTALPETAFRGNPAVTLLALDGNPLPTVPEKALAHLNRTLRGLSLGGRFLHCDCKLRWVAEWIRNGDLQVTSRERNPQFCGSPNRFRERGFYSIQPEELTCPESEVALEGPVGVVESLLPKTTTARTTTASSTITTLLTQSTTLSGITNATVTVVATSPSTTTQQQGSSSNAAETQSSNSTTSQSSTTVTTTTPATTKQSTTASATTTTTTKTPATKNWRGNGSSNNSPPHKQRPPLVLGFPPQRGTQIDDSKEVQVKNAFSSRQDNSVIIQWDSDTANILGFRVVYRLFGDKSFKQGPPLEASEREFKIKNVPSAECIIVCVVSLEEINVTPDTVPYTQCREVRTVASPASNMDKITIAASAAICGTIIVAVIVFIAASRRSKKLQSLSQQKSALPIAGLPVNCCGPTPSPNGPLGSLATLSAFNSHKDWDQVSAYSGRSIPRPRIYPMENQAIPDDLRSHVSHFSAVGGGGGGGPKVGKARSIADGQSHHSFSNHSQRGYLGSAFPSNLVNSRPELRQSRQSLAAASERMSRASYAGSIVHGPAHSIASSTRRTRPRSRSRDQLSGAHIHTHQHRPGSRYSTAGSTHTLNNYCDTSDNWTDHDMDIYMARNPTARNGGMVPL from the exons ATGTCGGTAACCCTGCTGACGGTGCTTACCGCCCGGACTACCGTGGTGGCCCAGTGCCCCTGGCAGCGGGAGGTACCCGATCTGCAAAACTCGTGCTTATGTGCCTACAACCTCGGACAGGAACTGTCCGTACAATGTGATCAA GTTGATTTCCCCGTGTTAGTTGAAGCCTTAGACAAGTACGCGCGTGCTACACCTTTGGATCTGCTGTACGTAAACAATTCGACGATCGAGCAGCTAGAAGGCGGTTTGTTCGTCAACCTGAAGCTACACAACGTACAGCTCAGCAGTTGCAAAATGCGACGAATCGACGAAAAAGCCTTCCAAGGACAGGAAGCCGTGTTGAAGAACCTTAATCTTCAGGATAACCTACTAGAAGAGGTGCCAATTCGAGCACTCAAACCACTCACCATCCTGAACCTGCTCGATCTGTCGAAGAACCGTTTGCACAGTGTGCCAAACGATGCATTCGCTGGATTGCGCAAACTATCCACACTGAAGTTGTCCGATAACAACGTGACGCTCGCACCATTTGCCTTCCGGGGACTAGAGGCAAGTCTGAAGAATCTTAACCTCAAGGGCACCAAACAGAAGCGTGTCCCGGAGGCAGTTCGTGGTTTGCGCACGCTTGCCTTTCTCGATCTCTCGCAGAATGGCATCCGTGAATTGCccggtggtgctggtgtgAAATCGTTTGATGGATTGGACGCACTGACCGCACTCAATCTTGAAAGGAACCTTATTCAAAGCTTGGGTGAGACGGCATTTTCCGGCGTGCGGAAAACGCTCAGTTCGTTGAGCTTGCTCAACAACTTGCTGGCTGAGTTCCCGGTCGGAGCGATCCATTCGTTGCGAGAACTGCGGGTGCTTGATATCGGTTTCAACCTTCTTACCGCACTGCCCGAAACGGCGTTCCGAGGTAATCCAGCCGTAACGCTGCTAGCTCTGGATGGAAATCCATTACCAACCGTGCCGGAGAAAGCATTGGCTCATCTTAATCGAACACTTCGAGGACTATCGCTTGGTGGTCGCTTCCTGCACTGCGATTGCAAATTGCGCTGGGTGGCTGAATGGATCCGAAATGGCGATTTACAG GTAACATCACGCGAACGTAATCCACAGTTCTGTGGTTCTCCAAATCGCTTCCGAGAGCGCGGCTTTTACTCCATCCAACCGGAGGAACTCACCTGTCCAGAATCGGAGGTAGCTCTTGAAGGTCCGGTCGGTGTGGTTGAGTCTTTGTTACCCAAAACGACCACAGCTCGTACCACAACCGCTTCATCCACCATAACCACACTTTTAACGCAATCGACAACGCTCAGCGGCATTACCAACGCTACTGTTACCGTTGTGGCGACGTCACCTTCTACCACCACGCAGCAGCAAGGCTCTTCCTCAAACGCCGCAGAAACACAGTCTTCCAACAGCACAACGTCACAGAGCAGTACGACAGTAACTACAACGACACCTGCAACAACGAAACAATCGACCACAGCTTCAGCAACGACTACCACGACGACCAAGACACCGGCCACCAAGAATTGGCGAGGGAACGGTAGCAGCAACAACTCACCGCCTCACAAACAGCGCCCTCCACTGGTGCTTGGCTTCCCACCACAACGAGGCACCCAGATAGACGATTCCAAGGAGGTGCAGGTTAAAAATGCTTTCAG CTCGCGCCAGGACAACTCGGTCATCATCCAGTGGGACTCGGACACGGCCAACATCCTTGGCTTCCGTGTGGTCTATCGTCTGTTTGGCGATAAGAGCTTCAAGCAGGGCCCACCGCTAGAAGCGAGCGAGCGCGAATTCAAGATCAAGAACGTACCGTCGGCCGAATGCATAATCGTGTGTGTGGTGTCACTCGAGGAGATCAACGTAACGCCCGACACCGTGCCTTACACTCAGTGCCGGGAGGTGCGCACGGTAGCCTCGCCCGCGTCCAACATGGACAAGATTACGATCGCTGCCAGTGCTGCCATCTGTGGCACAATCATCGTTGCGGTGATCGTCTTCATTGCCGCTAGCAG ACGCTCCAAGAAGCTGCAGTCCCTGTCGCAACAGAAGAGCGCTTTGCCGATCGCCGGTCTGCCGGTCAACTGCTGCGGTCCGACGCCAAGCCCGAACGGGCCACTAGGGTCGCTGGCGACACTGTCCGCGTTCAACTCGCACAAG GACTGGGACCAGGTGTCAGCGTACAGTGGCCGCTCGATACCGCGGCCCCGCATCTACCCGATGGAAAATCAAGCCATCCCGGACGATCTCCGCAGCCACGTGTCGCACTTCTCGGCcgtcggtggcggtggtggcggtggtccgAAGGTAGGCAAGGCACGCTCGATCGCGGATGGGCAGTCGCATCACAGCTTCTCGAATCACTCGCAGCGTGGATATCTCGGTTCGGCATTTCCCAGCAATTTGGTTAACTCGAGACCAG AACTAAGACAGTCCAGACAGTCGCTAGCTGCCGCGTCGGAGCGTATGTCCCGGGCATCGTACGCGGGTTCGATCGTACACGGACCGGCCCATAGTATCGCTTCGAGCACAAGACGCACAAGGCCAAGGTCCCGATCGCGAGACCAGCTGAGTGGAGCGCACATCCACACGCATCAGCATCGTCCTGGTAGTCG CTACTCCACCGCCGGCTCAACGCACACGCTCAACAACTATTGCGACACGTCCGACAACTGGACCGATCACGACATGGACATCTACATGGCGCGCAACCCAACGGCACGCAACGGCGGTATGGTGCCGTTATGA